TGCACAGAAATCGGCATTGTCCGGAGTACCTTCTCCTACCGTACCATCCTCGTTTATTACGAAGAAGTGTACCGGTAGAGGTATCTGACTAGACACTTTCGGTTGGAAAGTCGAGGGTTTTCTGGCTTCATGCGGTTTTTCACCACGATTGTCGCTGTTCTGGGGTTTAGCATTATCATTACTGTTGTTATTACCACCAGAATTGTTCGAATTAGTATTAGTATGAGTGTTCTGTTTAACGCCATTACTATTACTAGTTTTGTTCGAGTTgggatagaaattaattttctgattccCTTTGAAATTGTTACCTAAAGCCTTTTGTAGCTTTTGGTATGCCATTTGTAGTTGTCcttcgtttacatttttgttcgtaACAGCTAGATACGATTTCTTCGGAGGTTCCGGCGCATTATGCGGTGAATTCGTGATCATGGGTTGGTTCGTCCAGTTCCCTGTTGGAGTAGGACCTTGCGTAGAATTCCTATTCCTGTCAGAATTAGAATTCTTCGCATTCTTCTGAGAATTCCAACCCCCGTTAGGGTTGGTATTCTGGAAGTTTTGATTGTTTCCCATATTCCAACTTATCTGTGGACCGAAGTTCTGGTTCGAGTTCATCTGAGTCTGATTACTCCATTGATTCGAATTCCAGTTGTTGTTCGGGTTTCCGGGAATTTGAGTCCATTGTCCATTCGCATTGAGTATCCAGTACGTAGATTGTGGTAAACCATTTCCGTTATTCCAGTTGTTGTTAGGCATTCTATTCCATTCGAATGATGGAGTTTGTTGCCATTGAACGGGCGTCATCGCGCTGTTGCGAACTGCAATGCGTACATTATTCTTCGGGTCAGAGTCATAGTTGGCGAATTCGTCAAGTTTTCTTATAAAACCTTCCACTGTAGTTTGTTTCGCTAATTTCTTATCGTATGGGTAAGGCACTTTTTCAGCTGCCACTTCCAatactttggaaatatttggaTGTTTGCGTTTGATTAGAGATAGGACCCATCTCTTTATCTCCAAGAACAGACGTTTCTCCGTTTTGGtttcgcaaaaatatttctggaaatATTCCCATGCATCGTTTTGACACTGACTGTTCCAATAATGTTGAAGGAATCTCTGTTTTAGGTCTTCGTAGTCCGTTATTCCCACCATGTCGCCTTTCCACTCTGTCGCATCTTGAGTCTCAATTACTCCTTGGAATGCGTAAATTTTCTGAGTTTCGGCGGCATTGCTTTTGTTTACGTAGTCTTCGAACTGACGTACAAATTCATGAGGGAAGTAACGTTTCGATTCGTCATAATAAATGCCAGCACTTCTGACTAAgttggcatttattttcaaggttgGGGTGGAATTAAGACCACTGTTGGGTCTACATCCACCTTCCTTTCTCATATCCGCAACTGCATGAGCTAACTGGCTGCATTCTGCTTTGTGTTTAGTCATTTCGACTTTGAATAAATTAGTCGCTTGGTCAAATTTGGTTTCACATTGCGTTGCCTTTTGCATCGCGCTGTCAGCTTTTTGTAAAGCTGCACCGGTAGTTTGACCTACATATTCTTTCATGCCAGTGGCCCATTGGGTACAGTGTTCACGAACGTCTTTTACGTCGTTTCTGTATCCGTCAATGTTGCGGTTCGTACTACCTGCATGGTCCACAAGATTAATTAGACAGTCTTCTATTCGGATAAGGCTGTGTTCTTGAACTGCTTGACCAATCTGTAGGTTCTCTATGGCACCTTCAGTGAAATCCCATGTTTGCTGAAACAACGATCTCAACGGATCATTTATTTCAGCATCGGTGGCGATTTCAGGTCGTTTCGGTTCAGTTTTGGATCTGCATTCTTCCCTTTTTGAGTCCCTGTAATTTTGCAGGTGACGTGTCCTCGCTGGGGGCGGGTCAGGGAGATCTGATCCATGTACCATGTTATTTTCTTCGGTAGGTACGTAATCTTCgtcatcctcatcatcatcctcGTCATATTCTTCGTCAGAATTGTTTGATGGCGGATGACTGCTGAACAATGATTCCACAAGGTTCTGCGGACTCGATTGTTGTTCAGGTTGTTCTACGTTTAAATCCTGCGTAggtggattttttcgatttttccgttTGGATTTGTTatccgaatttttcaacgtaacgcACGATTCTTCGTGCGTTTCACCAATACATAAGCAATGTATTTGGTGTTGCGTAAGGGCTACCGCTTTACTTCGGGTGCCTGCAGCTGGTCCAGTAAACGCCATTTTCGTTCGAATTTATTTACAGCTGGGATAATATTACGGCGAATATTTTCCGTTTGTGtgaaatttcttgtaaatttcaaaCACAAATCTTAGTGCAATGCTGGTTTTAATTCGCGAGTTGGTTCTGGtacacaaaaatattctatCACGTAAATTGCGCTTCACTAGCACTGAGCTATACAGTCGGTTGACTCAAGTCGCTAGATTACTACGGCGAGTAATCCGGACAAGATAAAAAGCGCTGAGTCAGGACGAACTGTTTCACACGTGCTCGAAACGTGTTTCTTAGCGGGATTCGAGTGCAAAGTCACTTCAGAGGTGACTCGGACAAGATAAAGAGCACTAGATCTCagctaaaaaattagcttcgaatgaatcgcgaacacgaacacgaattgctggagaaaaaattcaggtgccaaaataccaccttgggtatttctgaaaaaatacaaggacACTGAATTATCATTCAGCTTTGAGTGCTGGtttgaaaaatacgcgaaaaatacATGCGTTGCGTTTGCTTTGATTAAAAGCCACTCGCGAAATGAATAGTAATATTCAACGATATTGCTTACCAATATTGCTGCTAAATAGAGCTTCGAACTTAGAGTTCTACTGCTGCTGATCGCgtggttgaaaaataaacgcggagaaattatgcaaataaattgcttagtatcaaaattcactttaaaaaataaaacgtgaaaagatACCGGACAAGACACACACGGAGGACGCAAAAAATGCGCgcgaaaaaataacacaatgacAGTCAAGCTGCTTCTCTAGAGGAGCGTTGCTAGAACCGTCGtcacacttgaaaagaaaaatatatgaTGCGAGCCGCGGTAGCTATCAACTCGTCGGTTGGTGGCTACGCAGCTGCAGCAGCGACATCAAAAGATGGCGGCTAGTGCGACGTGTGTGTCTGTCCTTGGGTGGTGGTAGGGGTCACGCAACAATGCGGCGGACAGGCTGGAACTCGCTTTTCACGTTTCAACGAACGGATTGAGTTCTGAGAAATTCTCAACGGATATTTTATCCATCGATGGATTTCATCATCTACCACCACACATAcacatgtaaaaataaacacgttttcgtcaaattctggcaaatttgactaggtgtgtgtgtgtatgagtgaaagcaacttaatactttcgtgattatttactttgaaatattcacaagtATTCTTTCCTTTCCTATTTTCGGACACGTTGGTCTgagaatagtcaagaagtgaatcgtaagtacaatgaaatcatactgcaagtattattttccaaagtttggtcGCGATCTAAACTTTGTACTCATAACGATTTACTTCCTCCAAGCTCAGATTACGACGAATCTGTGCTTTTTGGACACTCGGAAGGGCGCCAATGTAAGAGGGTAAATTGACTTAAAGCAGTGATTGGTAATGTGACTTACGAtggttgctattgtgttgtttccaagaaatatcccttagagtatttctactaaatactcaccggaatacctcacatgctcggctagggcgtgagtaggaaatggttgcttttacactcttaacatatgatcatacacaccataaataataacaagttatacacgagaataatatttaatgtgtgcaatattaacaacacgttacaggTTTTACATAATCACATattctatgtatttatgtacgttaacaagacactttcttaaactaaatatacacacgttggtgttacacactgtggtgtaggtttggataagtgatctcctctggcaaggagatctaacttattcacactgatatgtgcaagtacttacccagagtggcgacgagtagatcatcactccttctcgtctCTTAATTGGTTTCACTAATAACtaactaaaactaaagcactaaatataacacttaacactcgagagtaaaaacttatacttaaatgactgcattaacccattaaccgtgaataacatacccgcgtgcactcggatacattactggcgttctgtactctcgtcgcttggctcgtatggctagctgacgagaatacaacgcagtgttgccttagtgcaacgcagtgttaccatgtgggcgagccctatacataccacgtacggcatagtagtatatcacactATTTTTCCCCCTCTCCCTTTTCCgaagggtccaccccccaacatttgaaattcgtgtatctcctaatctatgggtcgtacaaaaaaaactactgaacaaaaattgttccttgacatcagatctacaatttgagctcatcaaaatttgttttggagcaacccttccctctcaaatttcgtaaatacccctccagaaaacatcaattttacgtttttcacatttttaatgaaaagtttcaaagttgaagaaaagtcTGTAATATCTAACATaaattgttcagaattgaatttattttccaacgaattatattacgagcatttttccatcccccccccccccgctgcTATGGTGGacccaccacccccccccccttggttACAAATACCAGACAACAAGGGAAACAATCCAACGCAAGTTGTTTCAGGTTGAAATTTGTATggtaggtgggtaccatcgaaagacttacgcgtggaaagtttcagacccccagacccctccctttttgagaaacctccctttttctgaaaatgagagTTTTGGGGGAAAATAACCATTAATGAGTAGAGTGTCGTtttcgcatgattcgataccgctgagtacgaatatgacgtcagattttctgctacattcATCTAACCCCCTCCAGACCCCCCAccacaaattttaccatttttgaaaacaattactTTGGTGATATTAGTattgttttcatatgattcgaatcccctgagcacaaatattgcgtcagattttgttttacactcatacAGCCCCTCCAGGGCCTCAgtccccctcaattttcactattcttGAAATACGGCTACTTGTATAATATTGGCGTCGtgttcatatgaatcgaacctcctGAATAAATACATCCGAAAAtattgtgtttaaaaaattgtgtataccaattttcattaataaaaagcaaaaaaacgccattttgaggagtaattatgaggggagggggttgggggttgaaaatttttatggggaTACCACTTATGAATgtctacaacatactaaaacattgaaaaaatcggttcacatggggttgagaaaattattgttattgtaatttcagaaaaggggaggtttctcaaaaagggaggggtctgggggtctgaaattttccacgcgtaagtctttcgatggtacccacctaccatgcaaatttcaacccgAAAGAACTTCCGTTGGATTGTTTCCCTAGTTGTCTGGTATTTGTAACCAAGGGGGGTGGTGGGTCCACCATAGCAGCGGGGGGGGGGATGGAAAAATGCTCGTAATATAATtcgttggaaaataaattcaattctgaacaatttATGTTAGATattacagatttttcttcaactttgaaacttttcattaaaaatgtgaaaaacgtaaaattgatgttttctggaggggtatttacgaaatttgagggggaagggttgctccaaaacaaattttgatgagctcaaattgtagatctgatgtcaaggaacaatttttgttcaataattttttttgtacgacccATACATTAGGagatacacgaatttcaaatgttggggggtggaccctcggaaaagggggagggggaaaaataggcatacaagctaaatttattcgctctAGTATGTAGAACAAGaaccaatcataaaattgctttcaacaTGAATAGCGAGCGGgagcttttttttgtgaaattgagacctgactattACCTATACgtttacttattgaaaatttttgggaaaaataaaccaattttttatgaaactgtttgtattgagtgaaattttttaaaaattattgtcgaCGAATAAAATCTTTTGGCaatcgagattttttggcatttttttttctactgccTGAACGGCAATACATGACTAAAGGACTGCATTTCTGACCACTGACGTTATTTACTGCCATCTTGAAATATCATGATGAAGTAATTGTTCGTGATGGGCTAATTATTAGTCAGTATTGGAAGGAAATACCTATGACTTCGTAACATGACGGCCATACTTCATCAAATTATGCCAAGtcaagaagttcattttttacccTTCCacgaatgatttgaaatttatatgCTTAAATAAAGTTAGAAAATTGCTAGAAactccagaatagctcaaaattATATTGTACTTAGCTATATAGTTGTTGATGTATGGAAGTTGAATTATAGGAATTGGACCTATTCACTTATGGttgatttgttcaaaaaaatacttcatagaaaagttttgcattttttaccattttttcttatcaattattgattaaaatccgtctaggtacctacacacAGAATCACGACACGAAAAATATTAAGTTCAGTTGGTATACAGTTGTCGTAATGTCGTATGTTTAAAATACTGAGTAAGCAAATTATATTTATGCCCGCTATGGTCGGTGTTTTGGCAACATATGTACTAACACCTAACGGTACCACATGCCGCCTGTCTTcgagaaatgaaacaaaacatcATTTTCGATGAGTGGGCTAATGATGGCTATTAAATAAGTCTTTGttatgattgaaattaaaatgaaattcatgtaTGTACATTACGCTCGTGacagtaggtatgtaggtacttgtaattttttctatctCATTTTACGCTGGTTGTTCTTGTTCTCACAATTTAGTGcttgaattttcgatttatcgTCGTTGAAATGAGTGTCAAGACTTTGGACATCATTTGGAATAAGCCAGATAAGGTTTATTACCCGGGAGAAATGGTAAGCGGGAGAGTTCGACTGGTGGTggattctgcaaaaaaaatcagaggtaAATAAACCGAACGTGTTATTCTGTCGAGTAGATATAATAATTGAAGCCTTATGCCGTGCGATAACCATGTAATGTGCTTGTGCAGCTGTTGACTTCAAGCTCAAAGGAAAAGCTGAGTGTAAATGGGATGAACAAGAAACCTACCGTGATCGCGAAGGTAGAAGTCGTTCCAGAAAAGTTTGTCGAAAATCATCCGAAACCTATGTAAAAACTGAACAATGTTTGGTTGGAGGAAAAGGTAAAAGTcgacattaattttttatgaaatgtttAATTATTCCGAGTAGAATAATAATTTCTAGTATTGACGATTATTTAGATAAATTTAAATTGGCTGCTGGAGAACATATTTACCCATTCTGTGTGACGTTGCCAATTTGTGCTCCAGCCTCTTTCAGCGGTTCTTACGGAGGAGTCTCGTATTATGCAAgagtaaaaattgatattacaaaaaataaaagctCCGATAAAAAAGAACGAACCTATTTTAACGTACTCGATCCTCTGAATCTCAATTTATTTCCCAATTTGAGAGTAAGTTCAAGGCGTACATTTTTCATTagagtttgaaaaaagattttttaaattcgtttcTTCGTATTTGCTTCTAGACTTcgtataaaaacgaaaaaaacaaaacgttcgGTTCTCTGTGCTGTATCAGTGGTGGTCCTATTACCATCGTTGTGCATTTACCCAAAACTGGATTCGCTCAATCAGAACCAATTCCAATCATTGTGCATTTACCCAAAACTGGATTCGCTCAATCAGAACCAATTCCAATCACTTTGGAAATCGACAACGCCAGTCCCGTTTTCGTGAGCGCGGTTCATATTGATTTGAAACGAGttagtacctttacctacctatctatttgtTATCTTGCATAGTAAGTAAAACCCGCATCATCATAGAAAAATTTACACGATTTGTTCGTTGATTAGGAGATGAAATGGACATCGGAGGGACGCGATAAATACGAAGATTTAAAACTTACAAGATTAAGTTTAGACGGAGTGAAACAGGGAACATCTCATACTTGGAGTGAGCATTTTACGATTCCTTCCGTTTCGTACCCGAACTTGGAAAGTTGTTCGTACATTAAAATGAACCACGAATTACACGTAGGTGTTGTTATCGTTATCATACCTAACAGAGCAAATCAAATTATCAATTCAAATAACCTCTGGTACCTTCTCGTACAATTTTACAGATCCACGCTGACCCACCACGTTTGCATTCTGATCTAGATATGCATATCCCTATTACAATCGGTGACATCCCTCTGAGCGAAGATCCAAATGCTCCTCCCATTAATACCCCTCAACCTCAAGCCTATCCAAACCACATACTCTATAATCCTAATTCTGGAATGCAAATGCCAACACCAGGAGTACCCATGACCCCGGTCCCTTCACCATATCCAGCTCGAGGTCACCCAGCTGCGAATTACCCATACCCAGTAGTCCC
This region of Planococcus citri chromosome 5, ihPlaCitr1.1, whole genome shotgun sequence genomic DNA includes:
- the LOC135848268 gene encoding arrestin domain-containing protein 1-like isoform X1; the protein is MSVKTLDIIWNKPDKVYYPGEMVSGRVRLVVDSAKKIRAVDFKLKGKAECKWDEQETYRDREGRSRSRKVCRKSSETYVKTEQCLVGGKDKFKLAAGEHIYPFCVTLPICAPASFSGSYGGVSYYARVKIDITKNKSSDKKERTYFNVLDPLNLNLFPNLRTSYKNEKNKTFGSLCCISGGPITIVVHLPKTGFAQSEPIPIIVHLPKTGFAQSEPIPITLEIDNASPVFVSAVHIDLKREMKWTSEGRDKYEDLKLTRLSLDGVKQGTSHTWSEHFTIPSVSYPNLESCSYIKMNHELHIHADPPRLHSDLDMHIPITIGDIPLSEDPNAPPINTPQPQAYPNHILYNPNSGMQMPTPGVPMTPVPSPYPARGHPAANYPYPVVPGNQASEAHFGVPAPNSNYIAPNPFSNVGGIPQMSLPPTAQGYPQPNYLTSAYPVPGGAVPVQQYYPELSRQPSTRSTNHESWVAFRVARKYLYILECLLGIRKQISLGNRNLNKKGV
- the LOC135848268 gene encoding arrestin domain-containing protein 1-like isoform X2, whose product is MSVKTLDIIWNKPDKVYYPGEMVSGRVRLVVDSAKKIRAVDFKLKGKAECKWDEQETYRDREGRSRSRKVCRKSSETYVKTEQCLVGGKDKFKLAAGEHIYPFCVTLPICAPASFSGSYGGVSYYARVKIDITKNKSSDKKERTYFNVLDPLNLNLFPNLRTSYKNEKNKTFGSLCCISGGPITIVVHLPKTGFAQSEPIPIIVHLPKTGFAQSEPIPITLEIDNASPVFVSAVHIDLKREMKWTSEGRDKYEDLKLTRLSLDGVKQGTSHTWSEHFTIPSVSYPNLESCSYIKMNHELHIHADPPRLHSDLDMHIPITIGDIPLSEDPNAPPINTPQPQAYPNHILYNPNSGMQMPTPGVPMTPVPSPYPARGHPAANYPYPVVPGNQASEAHFGVPAPNSNYIAPNPFSNVGGIPQMSLPPTAQGYPQPNYLTSAYPVPGGAVPVQQYYPELSRQPSTRSTNHESWVAFRVAPSAPRF